Proteins from one Mesoplodon densirostris isolate mMesDen1 chromosome 1, mMesDen1 primary haplotype, whole genome shotgun sequence genomic window:
- the ATOH1 gene encoding transcription factor ATOH1 has translation MSRLLHAQEWAEVKELGDHHRHPQPHHLPQPPPSQPPATLQTREHPVYPAELSLLDSTDPRAWLAPTLQGICTARAAQYLLHSPELGASEAAAPRDEADGRGELVRRSGGSGSSKSPGPVKVREQLCKLKGGVVVDELGCSRQRAPSSKQVNGVQKQRRLAANARERRRMHGLNHAFDQLRNVIPSFNNDKKLSKYETLQMAQIYINALSELLQTPSGGDQPPPPPASCKSGHHQLRAAVPYEAGAGTATAAGTPPASGVGQRPTPPGSCRTRFSAPASAGGYSMQLEALHFSTFEDSALTAMMAQKNLSPSLPGGILQPVQEESSKTSPRSHRSDGEFSPHSHYSDSDEAS, from the coding sequence ATGTCCCGCCTGCTGCATGCACAAGAGTGGGCTGAAGTGAAGGAGCTGGGGGACCACCACCGCCATCCCCAGCCGCACCACCTCCCGCAGCCGCCGCCATCACAGCCACCTGCGACCCTGCAGACGAGAGAGCATCCGGTCTATCCGGCCGAGCTGTCCCTCCTGGACAGCACCGACCCACGCGCCTGGCTGGCTCCCACTTTGCAGGGCATCTGCACGGCACGCGCCGCCCAGTACTTGCTCCATTCCCCAGAGCTGGGTGCCTCCGAGGCCGCGGCGCCCCGGGACGAGGCGGACGGCCGGGGAGAGCTGGTGAGAAGGAGCGGCGGCAGTGGCAGCAGCAAGAGCCCGGGGCCGGTGAAAGTGCGGGAACAGCTGTGCAAGCTGAAAGGCGGGGTGGTGGTAGACGAGCTGGGCTGCAGCCGCCAGCGCGCCCCTTCCAGCAAACAGGTGAACGGGGTGCAGAAGCAAAGGAGGCTGGCGGCCAACGCCAGGGAGCGACGCAGGATGCACGGGTTGAACCACGCCTTCGACCAGCTTCGCAACGTTATCCCGTCCTTCAACAACGACAAGAAGCTGTCCAAGTACGAGACCCTGCAGATGGCCCAGATCTACATTAACGCCTTGTCCGAGCTGCTTCAAACGCCCAGCGGCGGGgaccagccgccgccgccgccagcaTCATGCAAGAGCGGACACCACCAACTTCGCGCCGCCGTCCCCTACGAAGCAGGCGCGGGCACCGCGACCGCGGCGGGGACGCCGCCAGCCTCGGGAGTGGGGCAGCGGCCGACCCCGCCCGGAAGCTGCCGGACTCGCTTTTCGGCCCCGGCCTCCGCCGGAGGATACTCGATGCAGCTGGAAGCTCTGCACTTCTCGACTTTCGAGGACAGCGCCCTGACGGCGATGATGGCGCAAAAGAACTTGTCGCCTTCGCTGCCTGGGGGCATCCTGCAGCCAGTGCAGGAAGAAAGTAGCAAAACTTCGCCGCGGTCCCACAGAAGCGACGGAGAGTTTTCCCCCCATTCCCATTACAGTGACTCGGATGAGGCAAGTTAG